A window of the Lolium perenne isolate Kyuss_39 chromosome 7, Kyuss_2.0, whole genome shotgun sequence genome harbors these coding sequences:
- the LOC127317470 gene encoding uncharacterized protein, translating into MTSWADQWDTGADPSPRRGSGDGKKQGGDRVEKTKAAAATGLKKVKAGTAQGFQWIKDKYHQKKNAGAGKSSKQQGGGSQIAAGY; encoded by the coding sequence ATGACGTCGTGGGCGGACCAGTGGGACACCGGCGCCGACCCCAGCCCTCGCCGCGGCAGCGGCGACGGGAAGAAGCAGGGTGGCGACCGCGTCGAGAAGACCAAGGCGGCCGCGGCGACCGGGCTCAAGAAGGTCAAGGCGGGCACCGCGCAGGGCTTCCAGTGGATCAAGGACAAGTACCACCAGAAGAAGAACGCCGGCGCCGGCAAGAGCAGCAAGcagcagggcggcggctcccagaTAGCGGCCGGGTACTGA
- the LOC127317468 gene encoding uncharacterized protein, with translation MTSWADQWDTGADPSPRRGSGSSGDGKKQGGDRVDKTKAAAVTGLKKVKAGTAQGFQWIKDKYHQKKNAGGGKNSNKQGGGGSQIAAGY, from the coding sequence ATGACGTCGTGGGCGGACCAGTGGGACACCGGCGCCGACCCCAGCCCTCGCCGCGGCAGCGGCAGCAGCGGCGACGGGAAGAAGCAGGGTGGCGACCGCGTCGACAAGACCAAGGCGGCCGCGGTGACCGGGCTGAAGAAGGTCAAGGCGGGCACCGCGCAGGGCTTCCAGTGGATCAAGGACAAGTACCACCAGAAGAAGAACGCCGGCGGCGGCAAGAACAGCAACAAGCAGGGGGGCGGCGGCTCCCAGATAGCGGCTGGGTACTGA